The genome window AAGTTTTTCCAAAAGATCAGCTTTATGAAGCCGTCTGGGGTGAACCTTATTTCAATGCAGAAAATACGCTGAACGTTCATTTGAGCAACTTGCGCACGAAAATTGCCGATCTCGCCGAGGGTGCCTCATACATTAATTCAATTTGGGGGATTGGAGTTCGTTTTGACTAAACTCATCGTAATTATTGTTTTGAGCCTGATTTGTTTCGCGCTTTTAGTCAGCCTGCTCCTAATTGTAAGCGACGTGAAACGGATTACCGAAGAATTGATTTACATCAATGAGCACCCGACCAATGGTTTTGTGACGGGTAGCAGCGGTTTGCCATTGATTCAGCGGTTAATCAATGCCAGTAATATAAATTTGAAATTAAACCGGCAGCTGCAAAATGAACAGTTGCAGCAAGAAAAGAAAATTCGCTCGATGCTTACAAATCTCACCCACGATATTAAGACTCCCCTCACCGTCTCGCGCGGCTATGTTCAGGTTCTTGGTAAAAAGCTGGATTCAAAGCATCGCGAACAATTCACTCGGATCGAGCGCAATTTGGATTCGGTCAATTACTATTTGCGATATTTGATGGATTTTAATCTCCTCCAGGAAAAAAGCGTCAATTTAAAAGTAAAAGAAATTAATGTTTCCCAACTTTTAGAAAATGAAATTTTCAACTATTATGATGAATTTAGTCAGAAAAAACTGGAATTGGTTCCGAAGATTCCGACGGGAGTTTTTTGGCAAACGGACGCCACTTTACTAAGTCGGATTTTCGAAAATTTAATCAGCAACATTTTGAAATATGGGAACGGTCAAGTTAAAGTAGATCTCAACCAAGATCATGATCGGCTCAAAATAACTTTTGCTAACCAGGGGTCTGACATATCTGTTGAAACTAATGATTTGCTTAATCGATTTTATACGCAGGATCAATTACAAGGTTCGGGGCTGGGACTGAGTATTGTTCAGTCGCTTGTGGTGAGCCTCGGGGGAGAGTTGGAAATTAAGACGGATGATGGCTGGTTTAAGGTGATGGTAATTTTAAAAAATGAAAATTGATAGTTTACTGGACGAAGAATTAAAGAATCCTGAATTTGCAGAATTTTTTCAAATCGAGAGCAAAAAATTAAATGTGGAGCTTGATTTATACGACGAAAGTATTAAGAATCCTAAAGTTTGCAAAGAAACTCCATGGAGTATATAATTAGGGTACAAAAAGAGCTGGTGCATTAACACCAGCTCAGGTAAGCCGCTTTAAAGGCGGTGACCAATTATATTATGGATATCGTTGCCACTCTATAACCGATCAAAGTAATATAGAGCGGCATTTTTTTATCTATCGTGATGTTTCATGATTGCAACAATTAAGCTGCCAAACATGAGCATCAGGGATATCGCTTCGAAAACTGACAAAGCTGGCTGATTTCCTTTCAAGTGTAGTTGCCAAATCATTTGCAACACCTCCTCTCGAAGATCACAGTCACCGCCCGTAAAACTCTTACTAAATGAGAATAACATAAAAAGAGCTGGTGAGCTAACGCCCTCTTAAAATCATCGCTACTCTAAATTTATAGAGTGGCGTTTTTATTTTTTAAAATTGCTTTATGTTATACACATTTCAGATTATTCATACACAAATCATGTTTCTGAGTCAAAAATATATACACAAAAGGATTTCTGCTTTGATAATCAGCTAAATTACTAGAATTTAAAAAAGTATAGCTATACACAAATATGTAAGCGGTTTTTGTGTTTTTTAAAAAGATCTCTTAAGATTGAATAATAGAAGAAAGGAGGAGTTAGTAATGTCAGAAATTCCACCAACTGGTGAGAATACAAAAATTCAAGATCTTGCAATGGAAATAATTGCTTTTGCTGGTGATGGGCACGCAGAATCACTTCGAGCAATTGACGAGGAGTTTGCAGAGAATTCGGTTGAGTCAATCAATTTATTAGAAAAAGCGCATGGAAATATTGAGCGGGCCCACAAAGCACAAACTAAACTTTTGCAGATGGAAGCCAAAGGAGAAGAAATTACTCCATCACTGTTAATGGTCCATGCGCAAAATCATCTAATGAACAGTATTTTGATCAATGAATTGAGCGAAAAAATGATTCAAATGTATCGCAAACTTAAGGAGCGGGAAGTATGAAGATTCTCTTTGTTTGTGCTGCTGGGATGTCCACCGGTATTTTAACTCGAAAACTTGAGCATTATATTAAAGAGCATCAATTAAAAATGGTCGTAGATGCTGTTGGTTTATCAGAATATGAAGAAATTTGTCATGGTTATGATGTCATTTTGATTGGTCCTCAAATCTCCTATCAAATTGATGAAATTAGAAGGAAATCAGGGCTGCCAGTGGCGAAAATTCCGGCACTAGATTATTCGATTGGTAACTGTGAAAATATTATCAAATTAGTAAATAAATTACAAAAAGGAGAGAAATAGAATGAAAAGCGGGGAAAAATTAAACAATCTTATTGTCAAATTTTCAAACAATATTTTTATTAAAGCGATTGCTGATGGAATGATGGCGATCATGCCGATTACTTTGTTGGGAAGTTTCCTATTAGTAATTAAAATGATTCCTAATTTGCCCAAAATAATCATCAACATTTGCACGATTGGAGCAAATGTTTCAAGCAATTTGATTGCATTATTTATTGCAATTGCCTTGTCTTATACATTGGCACGTGAAATGAAATCAAATATCATCGCTTCAATTATTTTGGCATTAGCTTGTTTTACGGCATTAATGCCAAATGATGCTCTAAAAGTTGAAGGTAAACCAGTACCTGTAATTAAGCTCGATTATATGGGTTCAAAAGGAATTATTGTGGCAATGATCTGTTCGTTGTTGGTAACTTGGAGTTTCGCCAAATTAATTGAGAAAAAGGTAACCATTAGGATGCCAGAAAGTGTGCCCCCTTTTATCAACAAAACCTTTGAATCGATTGTTCCAGCTGCAATAGTATTTTCAGTTACTATTATAATTGCAGCTTTAATGCAACTAACCAAATACCATGATATTCAAGATTTTATATATAAGATGCTTCAAGCCCCTTTACAGAATTTGGGTAATTCAGTTTGGTCGATGTTATTAATTATGTTGTTATCAGAAATGTTATGGTGGTTTGGAATTCATGGAAGTAATGTAACTCAGTCGATTATCATGGTGCTATTTGCTTCCAACGGTTACGCAAATATGGCAAGTGCCGCTGCAGGCAAACAGCCAACTAATATTATTTCTTCTTTCTTTATCGATGCGTACAAAGGTCCGCGCGCATTGGCAATTGTTTTTGTAATTTTACTCTTCTGTAAAAGTGAAAAATTGAAAGCAATTGGTAAAGTTTCTTTCATTCCAAGCTGGTTTGGGATTACAGAGCCGATGAAATTTGGAATTCCGCAGGTTATGAATCCATTGATGTTTATTCCGTTGACCTTAGCGGCACCAATTTGTATGGCAATTGCTTACGTTGCAACAAAGATTGGTTTTATTCCAATTATTGCTTATGATGTTCCTAAACAATTTCCGGCAATTTTTGGTGGATTCGTTGCAGGTGGTTGGCAAGGATTTGTCGTTCAGATCATTCAATTTGTGGTTGTTGTAGCACTTTATCTACCTTTTCTAAAAAAACAAGATAAAATTGAATTAGCAAATGAATTAGCAAATCTTGAAGCACAGGAGGCATAATTTTTGCAAATTTCGCGCAAGCAAAATAAAATTTTGGGTCAAATTCCAGATCCCCTCACCGATCACGGGCAAGTCACAATTTATCTTGACTACAAATTGGAAAAAGTTGCTGAAGTTGTTGACGTTAAGTTAATTAATGGTAGTTTTGAACTTGCAGATAAATTTGTTGCTAATCGAATTTTCGTTAAATTAGTAGTTGGCTTTCAAACTTATCTGGGGGCAACTCGACACGTGAATCTTGCAACTCTTTACAATTTAAGAGACATTGGTGGCTATGAGGGCCCGCTTGGCATGATCAAATGGGGGTGGTTGTATCGAAGCGATGCACTTGATCATTTGAGCCTGTCTGATCGCAATTTTTTGGAAAAATTACCAATCGAAACGGTGATCGATTTGCGTTCTCAAAAAGAAATAAAGCAAAATCCAGATCAAAATATTGGTGAGCATGATTATTTTGCGATCGATCCAGCGGCAGCAGTTGCAGCTGAAGCGAGCAAGATCCCAACTGGCAAAAACCATGATCAGCAAAAAGTTGAAGCATTCGAAAAGTTGGCGCAGACAGAAGCAGGACGTCAGAAACTTAAGGGTATGCAGCAGCAGATGCTAATTCAGATGCATGATATGGTGACACAACCGACGTCGCAGGAATCTTATGCCAAGTTTCTACGAGTGATTTTAAGTTCATCAGGGCCAGTGATCTATCATTGCCAGGGCGGTAAAGATCGCACCGGTTGGGGCACGGTCTTATTGTTAGGATTGTTAGGGATTGATGATGAGACCATTATGGCAGATTACTTAATGACTAAGAAGTACAACGCTCCAAGAAATGCTAAACGGATGCAGATTTACAAACAATTTACGAATAACGAATTTGTTCTGGATTATCTACACTCCCTTCAATTGGCCACAGAAGAATATTTAAATTCAGCACTGGCTGCTTTAAATCAGCTTGCTTCATCTTACGAGGATTATGCTAAAAGATATTTAGATTTCTCTAGTCAAGATATCGAAAATTTAAGATTAAAGTATTTAATGAAATAAATTAAACAAAAAGCAGACGCTTAAAACGCCTGTTTTTTAGATTTTCTTGACGGTCTTAATGATAATTGCAATTTCGTCATCACTTATAATGATATTAAATTTACGCTCAATACTTTTCATTAGTTTACTGATGTAGGAATAATCCTCAGGGAACTGGCGAATAATTTTTTGATTATTTTCATTACTGGATTGGGTTTTTCCGCTCAAAATTCGTTCGATAAGACTACCCAAATGAGTAAATAATCCAAGCTTTTGATCACGATTTAAATGGTATTGGATCGTTAATTCGTCGATAATTTCTGGCAAAACATCTTTGATTTTCGCAATTGAAGCAAATTTAAATTCTTCTGAAAAATATTGATAGATTCTTTCATAGATTAGAGAATTTGTGGTCAATGGTTGAAAGGTTAAGACTTTGTCTAAATTTTTATGCGGCACAGAAAAAATTTTTTGAATTGAGATAAATGGAATGTCAAAGAGATGAGGGTTGTAAGTCCCAATAAACGCGCGAATGTTGTAAACTTGGCGGAGTTGGGTTACTTCATCAATTAAGTGTTCCCGGTGGGAAATGTTCATCGCCTTGACTAAATAATTCAGATGTGAATATTCTTCAATGTAGTTTTTTAGCTGAACAGCCCCTCCTTCTCCCGTGTGACATAATGTTATTATTAGATTTTCTTTGCCGCTATTATCCAAAAATAGATGTTTTAAATTAACCGAGATATCGTGATACACATAATCAATATCACTTTCATTCTGCGCTTTATGAGCAATCTCAATGCCCAATAAAGTAATTGGGACCTTAAACAAGCGAATTTTCAGTTGAGTTTCTTCGGCAATCCGATCTAACATCACCTTAAAAGACCCCATATCGTAAATTATGATTATTCCTGCTCCCTGATCTATTGACAACAAGTGCTTTTTTAGTTTTTGATAAGCAATTTTATTATCCTGATCTAAATCTAAGTCGAAATAGTAAGCCTGTTGACCTGGGTTTAAAGCATTTGTAGTTTGGGCAAGTGCTTTAGCAGTCCCTTTTCCATGCATCGCATAAAGTAACACCGGATGATTTTGTATTTTTTCTTGATTATCTGGTTTAATTAGAAAAAGTAAAAGAATTGCTACTTCTGATTTGGAAATGACAAGGGAGAACTGAGTTTCTATC of Xylocopilactobacillus apicola contains these proteins:
- a CDS encoding sensor histidine kinase produces the protein MTKLIVIIVLSLICFALLVSLLLIVSDVKRITEELIYINEHPTNGFVTGSSGLPLIQRLINASNINLKLNRQLQNEQLQQEKKIRSMLTNLTHDIKTPLTVSRGYVQVLGKKLDSKHREQFTRIERNLDSVNYYLRYLMDFNLLQEKSVNLKVKEINVSQLLENEIFNYYDEFSQKKLELVPKIPTGVFWQTDATLLSRIFENLISNILKYGNGQVKVDLNQDHDRLKITFANQGSDISVETNDLLNRFYTQDQLQGSGLGLSIVQSLVVSLGGELEIKTDDGWFKVMVILKNEN
- a CDS encoding putative holin-like toxin: MIWQLHLKGNQPALSVFEAISLMLMFGSLIVAIMKHHDR
- a CDS encoding PTS lactose/cellobiose transporter subunit IIA, coding for MSEIPPTGENTKIQDLAMEIIAFAGDGHAESLRAIDEEFAENSVESINLLEKAHGNIERAHKAQTKLLQMEAKGEEITPSLLMVHAQNHLMNSILINELSEKMIQMYRKLKEREV
- a CDS encoding PTS sugar transporter subunit IIB; its protein translation is MKILFVCAAGMSTGILTRKLEHYIKEHQLKMVVDAVGLSEYEEICHGYDVILIGPQISYQIDEIRRKSGLPVAKIPALDYSIGNCENIIKLVNKLQKGEK
- a CDS encoding PTS sugar transporter subunit IIC, with protein sequence MKSGEKLNNLIVKFSNNIFIKAIADGMMAIMPITLLGSFLLVIKMIPNLPKIIINICTIGANVSSNLIALFIAIALSYTLAREMKSNIIASIILALACFTALMPNDALKVEGKPVPVIKLDYMGSKGIIVAMICSLLVTWSFAKLIEKKVTIRMPESVPPFINKTFESIVPAAIVFSVTIIIAALMQLTKYHDIQDFIYKMLQAPLQNLGNSVWSMLLIMLLSEMLWWFGIHGSNVTQSIIMVLFASNGYANMASAAAGKQPTNIISSFFIDAYKGPRALAIVFVILLFCKSEKLKAIGKVSFIPSWFGITEPMKFGIPQVMNPLMFIPLTLAAPICMAIAYVATKIGFIPIIAYDVPKQFPAIFGGFVAGGWQGFVVQIIQFVVVVALYLPFLKKQDKIELANELANLEAQEA
- a CDS encoding tyrosine-protein phosphatase, yielding MQISRKQNKILGQIPDPLTDHGQVTIYLDYKLEKVAEVVDVKLINGSFELADKFVANRIFVKLVVGFQTYLGATRHVNLATLYNLRDIGGYEGPLGMIKWGWLYRSDALDHLSLSDRNFLEKLPIETVIDLRSQKEIKQNPDQNIGEHDYFAIDPAAAVAAEASKIPTGKNHDQQKVEAFEKLAQTEAGRQKLKGMQQQMLIQMHDMVTQPTSQESYAKFLRVILSSSGPVIYHCQGGKDRTGWGTVLLLGLLGIDDETIMADYLMTKKYNAPRNAKRMQIYKQFTNNEFVLDYLHSLQLATEEYLNSALAALNQLASSYEDYAKRYLDFSSQDIENLRLKYLMK